In a genomic window of Myxococcaceae bacterium JPH2:
- a CDS encoding MFS transporter — translation MKPNPPLIALAVGAFGIGVTEFAPMGMLPVIAGDLGVSIPAAGLLVSAYAFGVLIGAPVMTLATARVPRRTLLVGLMGIFTLGNLLSALAPEYWTLMAARVVTSFNHGAFFGVGAIVAASVVAPNRRAGAVAAMFMGLTIANVTGVPLASWAGECLGWRASFWGIAGLGALAMVALRLTLPHGRVEPSADSGVMKAEVAVLRRGPVLIALGLTVIGSSAMFTVFTYIAPILKEQTVASTGFVTAMLVTYGLGLTIGNWLGGRFADRSVDRTLITTLAGLASLLVAFAGVMPWQVPSAVVIFLWGVASFALVPPLQMRVMLAASDAPNLASAMNIGAFNLGNALGAALGGAVIGLNLGYPAVALAGAAMAGAGLILVLLLVRREARVVATLPARC, via the coding sequence ATGAAGCCCAACCCTCCTCTTATCGCCCTGGCGGTCGGAGCCTTCGGCATCGGCGTCACCGAGTTCGCGCCGATGGGCATGCTGCCTGTGATCGCCGGTGACCTCGGCGTCTCCATACCGGCGGCCGGCCTGCTGGTGAGCGCCTATGCATTCGGGGTGCTGATCGGCGCGCCGGTGATGACCTTGGCGACCGCCCGCGTGCCGCGCCGGACCCTGCTGGTCGGCCTGATGGGCATCTTCACCCTGGGCAATCTGCTGTCGGCGCTCGCGCCGGAATACTGGACCTTGATGGCGGCCCGGGTGGTGACGTCGTTCAACCATGGCGCCTTCTTTGGTGTGGGAGCCATTGTCGCGGCCAGCGTGGTCGCGCCGAACAGGCGGGCGGGTGCTGTCGCGGCCATGTTCATGGGCTTGACGATCGCCAACGTCACCGGCGTTCCCCTTGCCTCCTGGGCGGGCGAGTGCTTGGGCTGGCGCGCCTCCTTCTGGGGCATCGCGGGGCTGGGCGCCCTGGCGATGGTCGCGCTTCGCTTGACCCTACCGCACGGCCGGGTCGAGCCCTCCGCCGACAGCGGCGTCATGAAGGCCGAAGTGGCGGTGCTCCGACGCGGCCCTGTTTTGATTGCCCTCGGCCTGACCGTTATCGGCTCGAGCGCCATGTTCACCGTCTTCACCTACATCGCTCCAATCTTGAAGGAGCAGACCGTGGCCTCGACGGGCTTCGTCACCGCCATGCTGGTGACCTATGGACTGGGGCTGACGATCGGAAACTGGCTGGGGGGCCGCTTCGCCGACAGGTCGGTGGACCGTACTTTGATTACCACCCTGGCAGGCCTTGCCTCCCTGCTGGTCGCATTTGCCGGGGTCATGCCGTGGCAGGTGCCCTCCGCCGTGGTGATCTTCCTCTGGGGCGTGGCGAGCTTCGCGCTGGTGCCGCCGCTGCAGATGCGCGTGATGCTCGCCGCCAGCGACGCACCGAACCTGGCATCGGCCATGAACATCGGGGCCTTCAACTTGGGCAACGCCCTCGGTGCGGCCCTCGGTGGGGCAGTCATTGGCCTCAACCTCGGCTATCCCGCCGTGGCCTTGGCCGGGGCGGCGATGGCGGGAGCGGGTCTCATCCTGGTCTTGTTGCTGGTTCGCCGCGAGGCCCGCGTGGTCGCGACGCTCCCGGCGCGCTGCTAA
- a CDS encoding SDR family oxidoreductase: protein MTKAMRVFVTGATGWIGTAVLKELRGAGHSVLGMAHNDAGAEKLRAQGVEVYRGDLREPTSLVEGVRATDATIHLAFHMDFADFPKMNQMDRDAIHAMLDAMAGTDKAFVGTSGTLLVAAPGKVAVETDTSPETSPLMIRARAERIVVDAAKRGVRASVIRLAPTVHGAGDKGFIPMLINIAREKKSAGYIDDGSQHWPAVHRDDAARLYRLAAESAPPGTVLHGTAEAGITMRAVAETISQGTGVPLQRVPASEAGAHFGWMSMVVGVDNPVSSQATRALLGWKPERAGLLDDMRAHYF from the coding sequence ATGACCAAGGCAATGCGAGTGTTCGTCACGGGCGCGACAGGCTGGATTGGCACAGCGGTGCTGAAGGAGCTGCGTGGGGCCGGCCACTCTGTCCTGGGCATGGCACACAACGATGCAGGCGCGGAGAAGTTGCGGGCACAGGGCGTGGAAGTCTATCGCGGCGACCTCCGGGAGCCGACCTCCCTCGTCGAGGGCGTCCGCGCAACCGATGCGACGATCCACCTGGCCTTCCACATGGACTTCGCTGACTTTCCGAAGATGAACCAGATGGATCGCGACGCGATCCACGCGATGCTCGATGCCATGGCGGGCACGGACAAGGCGTTCGTCGGCACGAGCGGAACGCTGCTGGTCGCGGCTCCCGGCAAGGTCGCGGTCGAGACGGATACGTCACCCGAGACCTCGCCGCTCATGATCCGAGCGCGGGCCGAGCGCATCGTGGTCGATGCCGCGAAGCGCGGGGTGCGTGCCAGCGTCATCCGGCTGGCTCCCACGGTGCACGGCGCGGGCGACAAGGGCTTCATCCCCATGCTGATCAACATCGCCCGGGAGAAGAAGAGCGCTGGATACATCGATGATGGCAGTCAGCACTGGCCCGCGGTGCACCGCGACGATGCGGCACGGCTGTACCGGCTCGCCGCCGAGAGCGCACCGCCAGGAACCGTGCTGCACGGCACCGCGGAGGCAGGCATCACGATGCGCGCGGTCGCGGAGACCATCAGCCAAGGCACGGGGGTTCCGCTCCAGCGCGTGCCGGCCAGCGAAGCGGGTGCTCACTTCGGATGGATGTCGATGGTCGTCGGCGTCGACAACCCGGTGTCGAGTCAGGCGACGCGCGCGCTCCTCGGCTGGAAGCCGG
- a CDS encoding YciI family protein encodes MKVMLMVKTTPQGDAGQQPPSEEALVAMHNFNEEMRKAGVLLDLGGLTPMNRGARLRFSKRQCKVMDGPFAESKELIAGYSLIEVKTFAEAIAWAKRAPFGVLLQEGQEVEVDLRPLFDPAEFDVPGEAEERAQRLSERPAKA; translated from the coding sequence ATGAAGGTCATGTTGATGGTGAAGACGACCCCCCAGGGCGACGCGGGCCAGCAACCTCCGAGCGAAGAGGCGTTGGTCGCGATGCACAACTTCAACGAGGAGATGCGGAAGGCCGGCGTGCTGCTCGATCTCGGCGGCCTCACGCCGATGAACCGTGGCGCGCGTCTGCGGTTCAGCAAGCGCCAGTGCAAGGTGATGGATGGCCCGTTCGCTGAGTCCAAGGAGCTGATCGCCGGCTACAGCCTGATCGAGGTCAAGACGTTCGCCGAGGCCATCGCGTGGGCCAAGCGCGCGCCGTTCGGCGTCCTCTTGCAGGAGGGCCAAGAGGTAGAGGTCGACCTCCGGCCGCTGTTCGACCCGGCGGAGTTCGACGTGCCGGGCGAGGCCGAGGAGCGAGCCCAGCGGCTCAGCGAAAGGCCTGCCAAGGCATAG
- a CDS encoding LysR family transcriptional regulator, which translates to MNAKVQPGGADRAREMAVFSAVAATGSFSAAGRDLHLTPSAVSRTIDRIEARLGVRLMLRTTRALTLTPEGQAYLSAARRILTELDDAEQAIADRGAPRGRLRVSASHSHGRLCVVPLLGDFAARYPHILVDINLTDRVVDIAAGEADVGIRFGPLADSGLTARKLGENRRVIVASPDYLVRRGTPTVPEDLHHHNCLNFNFRRAEAVWPFVRDGHEYSLSVKGSIEANNGETLGQLAAAGVGVTRVGAFSVAEEIRSGRLVPLLERYNPGDVENVHAVFVGGANLPARVRVFVDYLADALSEGRSAPYRLVP; encoded by the coding sequence ATGAACGCAAAGGTGCAGCCGGGCGGCGCGGATCGGGCGCGTGAGATGGCCGTCTTTTCGGCGGTGGCGGCGACTGGCAGCTTCTCGGCGGCCGGGCGTGATCTGCACCTGACCCCCTCGGCCGTCAGCCGGACCATCGACCGCATCGAGGCACGTCTGGGGGTACGCCTGATGCTGCGCACGACCCGGGCCCTGACCCTGACGCCCGAGGGGCAAGCCTATCTAAGCGCTGCGCGGCGCATCCTGACGGAGCTGGACGACGCGGAGCAGGCCATCGCCGACCGGGGAGCGCCGCGCGGTCGGCTGAGAGTGAGCGCCTCGCACTCTCATGGGCGACTGTGCGTGGTCCCTCTGCTGGGCGACTTCGCAGCGCGATACCCACATATCCTGGTGGACATCAACTTGACGGACAGGGTGGTCGACATTGCTGCGGGAGAGGCGGACGTCGGCATTCGCTTCGGCCCGCTGGCGGACAGCGGTTTGACCGCGCGCAAGCTCGGCGAGAATCGGCGCGTGATTGTGGCTTCGCCCGACTATTTGGTCCGGCGCGGGACGCCGACAGTTCCAGAAGACCTGCACCACCACAACTGCCTGAACTTCAATTTTCGCCGAGCCGAAGCAGTCTGGCCCTTCGTGCGCGACGGGCACGAATACAGCCTGTCCGTGAAGGGCAGTATCGAAGCCAATAACGGAGAGACCCTGGGCCAGTTGGCCGCGGCCGGCGTGGGGGTGACGCGGGTCGGCGCCTTCAGCGTCGCGGAAGAGATTCGCTCGGGCCGCCTGGTTCCTCTGTTGGAGCGCTACAATCCAGGCGACGTGGAGAACGTCCACGCTGTCTTTGTCGGCGGTGCCAACTTGCCCGCGCGGGTCAGGGTGTTCGTCGACTATCTGGCCGACGCCCTTTCCGAGGGGCGCTCGGCTCCCTATAGGCTCGTCCCATGA
- a CDS encoding helix-turn-helix domain-containing protein: MATTTLPTFLRDRRARIRPATTARRRTSGLRREEVAARAGVSVTWYTWLEQGRGGVPSGEVLERLALALELDDANREMLFLLAHDRPPPRKLARPAAVTPSLQCVLDNLSVPAFVKTPTFQIVAWNRAAVAVLGDYGALPERDRNLLRRIFQPGAEAKVHHVEDVRRTCLASFRVDIARAGPSHEATALIDELMELSPDFRRLWAEGEIRSQGGFQKRMVRPDVGEIVLESSVFHLEGGDGLSMLVLSPTNEASARAIAQLVQQSKA, encoded by the coding sequence ATGGCGACTACCACTCTCCCCACGTTCCTGCGCGACCGTCGCGCGCGCATCCGGCCCGCGACCACCGCTCGCCGACGGACATCCGGATTGCGCCGCGAGGAGGTCGCCGCCCGAGCCGGTGTGAGCGTCACCTGGTACACGTGGCTCGAACAGGGGCGCGGCGGCGTGCCGTCGGGCGAGGTTCTCGAGCGCCTCGCGCTTGCGCTCGAACTCGATGACGCGAATCGCGAGATGCTGTTCCTGCTCGCGCACGATCGTCCGCCGCCTCGCAAGCTCGCTCGGCCCGCTGCGGTGACGCCGTCACTTCAGTGCGTGCTCGACAACCTCTCCGTCCCCGCATTCGTGAAGACGCCGACGTTCCAGATCGTCGCGTGGAATCGCGCGGCGGTCGCCGTGCTGGGCGACTATGGGGCGCTCCCGGAGCGCGACCGCAACTTGCTGCGCCGGATCTTCCAACCGGGCGCGGAAGCCAAGGTGCACCACGTTGAAGACGTTCGCCGGACCTGCCTTGCCTCGTTTCGCGTCGACATCGCGCGGGCCGGCCCGTCTCACGAGGCGACGGCGCTGATCGACGAGCTGATGGAGTTGAGCCCCGACTTTCGTCGCCTGTGGGCGGAAGGCGAGATCCGGTCGCAAGGTGGGTTCCAGAAGCGGATGGTCCGTCCTGACGTGGGCGAGATCGTCCTCGAGTCGTCGGTGTTCCATCTCGAGGGTGGCGACGGCCTCTCGATGCTCGTGCTCTCACCCACGAACGAGGCCAGCGCGCGCGCCATCGCGCAGTTGGTGCAACAGTCCAAGGCCTGA